The Streptomyces racemochromogenes DNA segment CGACAGCAACGGCGACGGCGTCGGTGACCTCAAGGGGCTCACCGCCAAGCTGGACTACCTCCAGTGGCTCGGCGTCGACTGCCTGTGGCTTCCGCCGTTCTTCGCCTCACCGCTGCGCGACGGCGGCTACGACGTCTCCGACTACACCTCCGTGCTGCCCGAGTTCGGCGACCTCGCCGACTTCGTGGAGTTCGTGGACGCCGCGCACAGCCGCGGCATGCGGGTGATCATCGACTTCGTCATGAACCACACCAGCGACCAGCACGAGTGGTTCCAGCAGTCGCGCAAGGACCCCGACGGGCCCTACGGCGACTACTACATGTGGGCCGACAACGACAAGCAGTACCAGGACGCCCGCATCATCTTCATCGACACCGAGACCTCCAACTGGACCTACGACCCCGTCCGCAAGCAGTACTACTGGCACCGCTTCTTCTCGCACCAGCCGGACCTCAACTTCGAGAACCCGGCCGTGCAGGAGGAGATCATCTCGGCGCTGCGGTTCTGGCTCGACCTCGGCATCGACGGGTTCCGCCTCGACGCCGTGCCCTACCTCTACGCCGAGGAGGGCACCAACTGCGAGAACCTGCCGCGCACCCACGAGCTCCTCAAGCGGGTCCGCGCCGAGATCGACGCGCACTACCCGGACACCGTGCTGCTCGCCGAGGCCAACCAGTGGCCCGAGGACGTCGTCGACTACTTCGGCGACTTCGCCAAGGGCGGGGACGAGTGCCACATGGCGTTCCACTTCCCCGTCATGCCGCGCATCTTCATGGCCGTGCGAAGAGAGTCGCGCTACCCCGTCTCCGAGATCCTGGCCAAGACCCCGGCGATCCCGGACGGCTGCCAGTGGGGCATCTTCCTGCGCAACCACGACGAGCTCACCCTCGAAATGGTCACGGACGAAGAACGCGACTACATGTACGCCGAGTACGCCAAGGACCCGCGGATGCGGGCCAACATCGGCATCCGGCGCCGGCTCGCCCCGCTCCTGGACAACGACCGCAACCAGATGGAGCTGTTCACCGCCCTGCTGCTGTCGCTGCCCGGCTCGCCGGTGCTCTACTACGGCGACGAGATCGGCATGGGCGACAACATCTGGCTCGGCGACCGCGACGGCGTACGCACCCCCATGCAGTGGACCCCGGACCGCAACGCCGGTTTCTCCTCCTGCGATCCGGGCAGGCTGAACCTGCCGGTCATCATGGACCCGGTCCACGGGTACCAGGTCACCAATGTCGAGGCGGCCATGGCGTCGCCCTCGTCACTGCTGCACTGGACCCGCAGGCTGATCGAGATCCGCAAGGCCAACCCGGCCTTCGGCCTCGGCTCGTACACCGAACTGCCCTCGTCCAACCCGGCGGTGCTCGCGTTCCTGCGCGAGTTCGGGGACGACCTGGTGCTGTGCGTGCACAACTTCTCCCGCTTCGCGCAGCCCACCGAACTGGACCTGAGGTCGTTCAACGGGCGGGTCCCGGTGGAGCTCACGGGAGACGTGCGCTTCCCGCCGATCGGCGAGTGGCCGTACCTGCTGACCCTGGCGGGCCACGGCTTCTACTGGTTCCGGCTCCGCAGCGACCAGCGCGCCGACTGACGGACCCGCTACGGGGCGGGCACTCCTTTGGGTCAACGGCCCGCCCCTGTACGGATCATCCTGACCCGACACACGCACATACCGGAGAAGCAACTGCCGCGCATCCGGGACACTCTGCGCATTCTGTGACGGCCCGGGGAAAGGACGCGACGCCATGTCGGAGGCTGCATCCGCCCGGAGGCGGCTGACGCCCGCCCGGGCCGGCGGGACCGCCGGAGCCCCGGGGCCCGCCGGGCCCGCCGGGACCGCCGCGCTGGAACCGATGCTGAGGGACTGGCTGCCCGCCCAGCGCTGGTTCGCCGGCAAGGGGCGCCGCATCGCCCGCATCGAGGCCGTCTCGGCGGCCGAACTGCTGCCGCCGGGCTCCGCCCCCGGCCTGCTGCACCTGCTGCTCGACGTGGACGGGGACTGCTACCAGCTCCTGCTGGGCATCCGCCCCTCCCCGCTCCCGCCCGCCCTCGCGCCCGCCCTGATCGGGCACGCCGAGAACGGTCCCTACGCGGGCCGGGCCGTGTACGAGGCGCTGGGCGACCCCCGGCTCGCCTCCCTGCTGCTGGAACGGCTGCGCTCCCCCGGGACGCTGGGCCCGCTCCGCTTCGACCGGGACCCGGACACCCCGGTCCAGGCCGGGCTGCTGCCCCGGCCGCTGTCCGGGGAGCAGACCAACTCCT contains these protein-coding regions:
- the treS gene encoding maltose alpha-D-glucosyltransferase, whose translation is MLINDPVHDTFEDTPAKDRDPDWFKRAVFYEVLVRSFHDSNGDGVGDLKGLTAKLDYLQWLGVDCLWLPPFFASPLRDGGYDVSDYTSVLPEFGDLADFVEFVDAAHSRGMRVIIDFVMNHTSDQHEWFQQSRKDPDGPYGDYYMWADNDKQYQDARIIFIDTETSNWTYDPVRKQYYWHRFFSHQPDLNFENPAVQEEIISALRFWLDLGIDGFRLDAVPYLYAEEGTNCENLPRTHELLKRVRAEIDAHYPDTVLLAEANQWPEDVVDYFGDFAKGGDECHMAFHFPVMPRIFMAVRRESRYPVSEILAKTPAIPDGCQWGIFLRNHDELTLEMVTDEERDYMYAEYAKDPRMRANIGIRRRLAPLLDNDRNQMELFTALLLSLPGSPVLYYGDEIGMGDNIWLGDRDGVRTPMQWTPDRNAGFSSCDPGRLNLPVIMDPVHGYQVTNVEAAMASPSSLLHWTRRLIEIRKANPAFGLGSYTELPSSNPAVLAFLREFGDDLVLCVHNFSRFAQPTELDLRSFNGRVPVELTGDVRFPPIGEWPYLLTLAGHGFYWFRLRSDQRAD